GGGAGCGCAGCGTGAGGTTCTCCTCACGCAGGATGCGGTTCTCCGACGCGTCCGCGGCCACCTGGAGGTAGTGGATGCTCGCACCGGCGCCCAGGCCCGCCATCAGCATCAGGCCCATGCCCACCTGCACCAACCAGGAGCGCTGGATGGTGTAGCGCTTCACCGGAGCGTCGTGGTCCGGGATGACCATCAGCGTGAAGGACTTTTTGGCCACGGACCACTCCTGGGGAAACCCTTGCCGCTACGTGGGACTTCCGGCGCCAGAAGCTAAGTCGCTCCCCGCGCGCGCAACACCTCCCCCACCGCCCGCCCCTCCCGCACCGTCACCCATTGGCGTTTCTCAATGGGTGGAAAGGTTGGGGCAGCTATCATCCGCCTTTGAAGAGTGTCAAGGTCAACAGACTCGGGGGCACGCCCCATCGCGCCCCGGAGCCGGACCTCACCCGCCCTGCATGCGCACGACGATGACGCTGATGTTGTCGTCGCCGCCGCGCTCGTTGGCCAGGTCGATGAGGTGCTTGGGCACCTCGTCGAGGCTCGCGTGGCGCGCCACGGCGTCGTGGATCTCCCGGTCCTCGAGCATGTTCGCGAGGCCGTCCGAGCAGAGCAGGAACACGTCGCCGGGCTCGGACACGAGCCCCATGACGTCCACCTGCACCTCCTCCTCGAAGCCGACGGAGCGGGTGATGATGTTCTTGTACCGGGAGTGCTTGGCCTCCTCCGGTGTGATCATCCCCGCCTTGATCTGCTCGTTGACCAGGGAGTGGTCCTCGCTGATCTGCTGGATGAGGTCGCCGCGGATGAGGTACGCGCGGCTGTCACCCACGTGGGCGAAGAACGCGTGCTCGTCACGGACCACCAGGGAGATGACCGTCGTGCCCATGCCGGACAGGCGCGCATCATCCTGGGCGGTGAGGTAGATGGCCTGACAGGCCTTCTCCACCGCGCCCCGGAGCGCTTCCGGAATGGGCGAATCCTGGAGGTTGGGAACGCTGACGAAGGGGTTGTCTCGCCCTTCTCGCGCGCGCCTCAGCTCCTTGTCGATGGTCTCGACGGCGATGCGCGACGCGGTACCGCCACCCGCGTGCCCACCCATGCCGTCCGCCACGACGTAGAGCTGGAGCTCATCGTCAATGAGGAAGCTGTCCTCGTTGTGATTGCGCTTGCGCCCGACGTCCGTCAGGCCAGCGGAGATGACTTTATGGCGGGGGGCCGCGGTCTGCCCTGCGGTGCTGGACACGCGCCGGATGCTATGTGAGCCCCAAGGAGGGGGCAAGGACGCGCACGAAAACTCGCAGTGCGTCATACCCCTCCCCCTGGGTCACCCCCACCTTCCGGCCCCGATTCAGGCCGTCCGGCGCAGCCGGCCCCGGGGGCTGGTGCCCTCCGGACCCGACTCCCGGCGCGCCCGCGGGGAGCGGTGGGCCGAGCGCATCAGGGCCTCCGCCGCGCCCAGCGCCTCGCGCG
This region of Corallococcus silvisoli genomic DNA includes:
- a CDS encoding Stp1/IreP family PP2C-type Ser/Thr phosphatase, giving the protein MSSTAGQTAAPRHKVISAGLTDVGRKRNHNEDSFLIDDELQLYVVADGMGGHAGGGTASRIAVETIDKELRRAREGRDNPFVSVPNLQDSPIPEALRGAVEKACQAIYLTAQDDARLSGMGTTVISLVVRDEHAFFAHVGDSRAYLIRGDLIQQISEDHSLVNEQIKAGMITPEEAKHSRYKNIITRSVGFEEEVQVDVMGLVSEPGDVFLLCSDGLANMLEDREIHDAVARHASLDEVPKHLIDLANERGGDDNISVIVVRMQGG